One Mesorhizobium sp. B2-1-1 DNA window includes the following coding sequences:
- a CDS encoding alanine racemase, producing MDNRAANLSGSATAKSIDALVTPTLLLDRGRLGRNIQRLAERAKKLGVVLRPHMKTAKSIDVACDVFPQGPGPITVSTVAEAAYFADHGFRDITYAVGISPASARRAMELCRRTGADVKLLLDCVDQADALARVREATGMTPSVLIELDCDYHRGGLRQDDPRLLDVANRVVAAGAKLVGVLAHAGESYGLNTPNALVKAAENERSAAVRAAEILRAYGHACPVVSVGSTPTAHFAQNLEGVTELRAGVYMFFDLVQHGVGVCDRDDLAISVLATVIGSKPENGWVLVDAGWMALSRDRGTANQQIDQGYGVVCDEKGRVLEDVIVAQASQEHGILSIRAGSGKSMPELPLGSRVRILPNHACAMAAQHDFYSVVNGDSPKIETRWERMRGW from the coding sequence ATGGACAATAGGGCGGCAAATCTATCAGGGAGCGCGACGGCGAAGAGTATCGACGCCCTTGTGACGCCGACCCTGCTGCTGGACCGCGGACGGCTCGGACGCAACATTCAACGCCTCGCTGAACGCGCCAAGAAGCTCGGCGTGGTGCTGCGTCCGCACATGAAGACGGCCAAGAGCATCGACGTCGCTTGCGACGTGTTTCCACAGGGACCCGGTCCCATCACGGTCTCGACCGTCGCCGAGGCGGCGTATTTCGCGGACCACGGCTTTCGCGACATCACCTATGCCGTCGGCATCTCGCCGGCTTCGGCAAGGCGCGCCATGGAGCTTTGTCGCCGTACCGGCGCCGATGTGAAGCTGCTTCTCGATTGCGTGGACCAGGCCGACGCCCTGGCCCGAGTGCGCGAAGCCACCGGCATGACGCCCTCGGTCCTCATCGAACTGGACTGCGACTACCATCGCGGTGGCTTGAGGCAGGACGACCCAAGATTGCTCGACGTGGCCAACAGGGTTGTCGCTGCCGGTGCCAAGCTCGTCGGCGTTCTCGCTCACGCGGGCGAATCCTACGGCTTGAACACACCCAATGCGCTGGTCAAGGCAGCGGAGAACGAGCGTTCAGCCGCCGTGCGCGCCGCTGAAATCCTGCGCGCTTATGGCCACGCCTGTCCGGTCGTCAGCGTCGGCTCGACGCCGACAGCGCATTTCGCCCAGAACCTGGAGGGTGTCACGGAGCTGCGCGCCGGCGTCTACATGTTCTTCGATCTCGTCCAGCATGGGGTTGGCGTCTGCGACCGCGACGATCTCGCAATTTCCGTTTTAGCCACCGTTATCGGCTCCAAGCCGGAAAATGGATGGGTGCTGGTTGACGCTGGGTGGATGGCGCTATCGCGCGACCGGGGAACCGCAAACCAGCAGATCGACCAGGGTTACGGCGTGGTCTGCGACGAAAAGGGGCGCGTGCTTGAAGATGTGATTGTGGCCCAGGCCAGCCAGGAACACGGTATCCTCTCCATTCGTGCCGGTTCCGGGAAATCCATGCCCGAACTGCCGCTCGGGTCTCGGGTCCGGATCCTGCCCAACCATGCGTGCGCGATGGCTGCCCAGCATGACTTCTACAGCGTCGTCAACGGGGACAGCCCCAAGATTGAAACGCGTTGGGAGCGGATGCGCGGCTGGTAG
- a CDS encoding sigma-70 family RNA polymerase sigma factor, with the protein MKTTIDVIPHLEDLWRYGRVLTGNDSDADDLVQEALARALSMAGGYDTSRPLLPWLIRIVRNTFLTGASQANADRRRLASIADMSDTAWPPSQEHCAELSKVGRALARMPADQAEILHLVGVLGFTYSEAAELLGVPPGTVMSRLSRARAALKHNMENLDDGASPHLKVVGGRYVAR; encoded by the coding sequence ATGAAAACGACGATCGACGTCATACCGCATCTGGAGGATCTTTGGCGCTACGGCCGGGTGCTCACAGGCAACGATTCCGACGCCGACGATCTGGTGCAGGAGGCCCTCGCCCGTGCGCTGTCGATGGCGGGCGGCTATGACACCTCCAGACCGCTGCTTCCCTGGCTGATACGGATCGTTCGGAACACTTTTTTGACCGGCGCTAGCCAGGCCAATGCCGACCGACGACGCTTGGCGTCCATCGCGGACATGTCCGACACTGCGTGGCCGCCATCGCAAGAACATTGCGCCGAGCTCTCCAAAGTCGGAAGGGCGCTCGCGCGAATGCCGGCCGATCAGGCCGAAATACTCCATCTGGTTGGAGTGCTGGGCTTTACCTACTCCGAAGCGGCCGAACTGCTTGGAGTGCCGCCAGGAACCGTGATGTCCCGGCTTAGCCGAGCTCGCGCTGCCTTGAAGCACAACATGGAAAATTTGGACGATGGAGCTTCCCCTCATTTGAAGGTCGTGGGAGGGCGTTATGTGGCCCGATAA
- a CDS encoding NAD(P)/FAD-dependent oxidoreductase — protein sequence MPLPRQPLAKKLDVVIVGAGYAGLSAGLVLAREGRSVAAFDAMHPGEGASTRNGGITSGSIRPDHATITRRFGEEKAVAIEAEGKIAREFLYDFIKTEGLDCDFRLVGQFKGAFGYQQYEIMARGAETLAKKLGIQSYAVPHAEQRNYIGTDFYRGGTVRMDIGALHPAKFHAELLRVALGSGLTVHSHTAVKSIERNGSGFRVTTPAGTVDARQVLVCTNGYTDGAAPFLRRRLVPVRSRIIVTEELAPDVMAQLMPKLMTITENRQLGFYYRPSPDGKRILLGGRDSSRVGDPVAPKLLLRKGLVNLFPELENVRLSHCWFGNVAMNRDMLPRIFEKEGVVYATGFCGSGVVWAPWIGMRAAHKLMRHGEQSRTAFDFRPPSAIPLYRGDPWFMPAIIQGYRLQDRIAFWRASR from the coding sequence ATGCCGCTGCCGCGGCAGCCGCTGGCAAAGAAGCTCGATGTGGTGATTGTCGGCGCCGGCTATGCCGGGCTTTCGGCTGGGCTTGTGCTGGCGCGCGAGGGGCGCTCGGTCGCCGCTTTCGATGCGATGCATCCGGGCGAGGGTGCTTCCACGCGCAACGGCGGGATTACGAGCGGCAGCATCCGGCCGGACCATGCCACGATCACCCGGCGCTTCGGTGAAGAGAAGGCCGTGGCGATCGAGGCCGAGGGCAAGATCGCGCGCGAATTCCTCTACGACTTCATCAAGACCGAAGGGCTCGACTGCGACTTCCGGCTGGTTGGCCAGTTCAAAGGCGCTTTCGGGTATCAACAGTATGAGATAATGGCGCGTGGCGCCGAGACACTGGCGAAGAAACTGGGGATCCAGTCCTACGCCGTTCCGCATGCCGAGCAGCGAAATTATATCGGCACCGATTTCTACCGCGGTGGAACCGTCCGGATGGACATTGGCGCGCTGCATCCCGCAAAATTCCACGCTGAACTCCTGCGGGTGGCGCTCGGATCCGGGTTGACGGTCCATTCGCATACAGCGGTCAAATCGATCGAGAGGAATGGTTCGGGGTTCCGCGTCACGACACCGGCAGGGACGGTGGATGCACGGCAGGTTCTGGTCTGCACCAATGGCTATACCGACGGCGCCGCTCCGTTCCTGCGTCGCCGCTTGGTTCCGGTCCGCAGCCGGATCATCGTGACCGAGGAACTTGCGCCCGATGTCATGGCGCAACTGATGCCGAAGCTGATGACGATCACCGAAAACCGGCAACTCGGTTTTTATTATCGTCCCTCGCCCGACGGGAAACGCATTCTGCTGGGCGGGCGCGACAGTTCTCGCGTCGGCGATCCGGTGGCGCCGAAACTTCTGCTACGCAAGGGCTTGGTGAACCTTTTCCCGGAATTGGAAAACGTCCGCCTTTCGCATTGCTGGTTCGGCAACGTGGCGATGAACCGCGATATGCTGCCCCGCATCTTCGAGAAGGAAGGTGTGGTCTATGCCACCGGCTTCTGCGGTTCGGGCGTGGTCTGGGCGCCATGGATCGGCATGCGTGCGGCCCACAAGCTGATGAGGCATGGCGAGCAGTCCCGCACGGCGTTCGACTTTCGACCGCCTTCGGCCATCCCGCTCTATCGCGGCGATCCGTGGTTCATGCCTGCGATTATCCAGGGCTACCGGTTGCAGGACCGTATCGCCTTCTGGCGCGCCAGCCGCTGA
- a CDS encoding anti-sigma factor family protein — protein sequence MLDGELSPSQRSELEARLARDPEQAAEVFAHAQRMEALRKSQPRRLFPPSVSLKKARQLERAFRRRKMFTLLRLQVAAVALVAIGWSANSLTVPLRQGGKTADETFILAARDALRVAQLNAGPETGTEPKQDKIERLVGAVNVSMPTLPSVWVVKDVQVQPWNGQQSLVVTADTPSVGRITLVAAPMNGEDAVSPTTATDGRVPTVYWQSGGTAYALMGSAAPDRLEVEAKQIEVATRRNVSAKIRG from the coding sequence TTGCTGGATGGCGAGCTGTCGCCGTCGCAGAGATCCGAGCTGGAAGCCAGGCTTGCCCGCGATCCGGAACAGGCGGCAGAGGTTTTTGCCCACGCGCAGCGCATGGAAGCGTTGCGCAAGTCCCAACCCCGGCGGTTGTTTCCGCCCAGCGTGAGCCTGAAGAAAGCCAGGCAGCTGGAGAGGGCGTTTCGCCGCAGGAAGATGTTCACATTGCTCAGACTTCAAGTCGCGGCCGTCGCGCTGGTTGCGATCGGGTGGTCGGCCAACTCGCTGACCGTGCCGCTTCGCCAGGGAGGCAAGACAGCCGATGAGACCTTCATCCTGGCCGCCCGAGATGCCTTGCGGGTGGCACAACTGAATGCAGGTCCGGAGACGGGCACCGAGCCGAAGCAGGACAAGATCGAGCGACTGGTTGGCGCCGTCAACGTCAGCATGCCGACCCTTCCATCGGTATGGGTTGTGAAGGATGTCCAAGTACAGCCTTGGAACGGACAGCAAAGCCTGGTCGTGACGGCCGACACACCAAGCGTCGGTCGGATCACACTTGTCGCGGCTCCGATGAACGGCGAGGACGCCGTTTCGCCGACCACAGCGACCGACGGTCGCGTCCCGACAGTCTATTGGCAATCGGGAGGCACAGCCTACGCCCTGATGGGCTCGGCCGCGCCGGACCGGCTTGAGGTGGAAGCAAAGCAAATCGAAGTGGCAACGCGAAGAAACGTCTCTGCGAAGATCAGGGGCTAA
- a CDS encoding NAD(P)/FAD-dependent oxidoreductase produces MSPRVERIHSDERLPAEVDVVIVGGGILGSTAAYFLAKRGLSVALLEKGHVACEQSSRNWGWCRQQNRDRRELPLSVISMRLWDELTRDINRDLGFRRCGLVYATHDEAVLAGWERWREVAREYEVDTRMLSRAEVAERVPEARDKWVGGTYSDRDGKAEPALAAPAIAEGARALGATIHQECAARALDLANGKIAGVHTEKGYIRTGAVLCAAGAWSSRFLRPLGISFPQASIRQTALRSTPTINIGEAVSTPYCTITRRLDGSYTLAISGKANLEITPQAIRYSREFMPQFLRRLKNVRLGIGQSFLSGPDSMPALLTSDDRIFEQNRVLDPPPLKWLVSQVVESVRKTFPQLGDIEIDSAWGGFVDCTPDAVPVVSQVDAVKGLVLAAGCSGHGFGLGPGLGYLAAELVVNDTPCVDPTPFRLSRLVDGSKLDIAAI; encoded by the coding sequence ATGTCGCCCCGAGTCGAGCGCATTCACAGCGATGAGCGTCTCCCGGCCGAAGTCGACGTCGTCATCGTCGGCGGCGGCATCCTCGGCTCTACGGCCGCCTATTTCCTGGCGAAGCGTGGCCTCTCTGTGGCTCTGCTAGAGAAGGGCCACGTCGCCTGTGAACAATCGAGCCGAAACTGGGGTTGGTGCCGTCAGCAGAACCGCGATCGGCGCGAACTGCCGCTCTCGGTGATCTCCATGCGACTGTGGGACGAGCTGACGCGCGATATCAATCGGGACCTTGGATTTCGACGCTGCGGTCTCGTCTATGCGACTCACGACGAGGCTGTGCTCGCCGGCTGGGAAAGGTGGCGCGAGGTCGCCAGGGAGTACGAGGTCGACACCCGCATGCTGAGCCGGGCGGAGGTGGCCGAGCGCGTCCCCGAAGCACGCGACAAATGGGTCGGCGGGACCTATTCAGACCGGGATGGTAAGGCAGAACCTGCGCTCGCCGCGCCGGCTATCGCCGAAGGGGCCAGAGCTCTGGGCGCCACCATCCACCAGGAATGCGCCGCGCGGGCGCTCGACTTGGCCAATGGCAAGATTGCGGGCGTGCACACGGAGAAGGGCTACATCAGAACCGGCGCGGTGCTGTGCGCCGCTGGCGCCTGGTCCTCGCGCTTCCTTAGGCCGCTCGGGATCAGTTTCCCCCAAGCAAGCATCCGGCAGACCGCGCTGCGTTCCACCCCGACAATCAACATAGGCGAGGCGGTCTCCACACCCTACTGCACGATCACGCGCCGACTGGACGGCAGCTATACGCTTGCGATCAGCGGCAAGGCGAACCTCGAAATCACGCCCCAAGCTATCCGGTATAGTCGGGAATTCATGCCGCAATTCTTGCGTCGCCTAAAGAACGTCAGGCTCGGCATCGGCCAATCGTTCCTTTCGGGGCCGGATTCAATGCCGGCGCTGCTGACCAGCGACGATCGGATCTTCGAACAGAATCGGGTGCTGGATCCTCCACCCTTAAAATGGCTGGTAAGCCAAGTGGTGGAGAGTGTCCGGAAGACCTTCCCCCAACTCGGCGACATAGAGATCGATAGTGCCTGGGGCGGCTTCGTCGATTGCACGCCGGACGCAGTGCCTGTGGTGTCGCAGGTGGACGCGGTGAAAGGTCTCGTCCTCGCGGCGGGCTGCTCGGGCCACGGCTTCGGTTTGGGCCCGGGGCTTGGCTATCTGGCCGCAGAGCTGGTCGTAAACGACACGCCTTGCGTCGATCCTACACCGTTCCGCCTGTCGCGTCTGGTCGACGGCTCGAAGCTGGACATCGCCGCTATCTGA
- a CDS encoding ornithine cyclodeaminase family protein, with product MIYISEEESAALVTHELAFEAAREAFVAAASRRSWIFPAVLGRTQEATNTFSIKSGSSDDLTGVKIGSFWSGNPARGLPRHNSTIVLLDQHSGRLRAVIEAGKVNAYRTAAADAVAADFLARKQAKVLAIFGAGNQAGFEVMALARIRPIETVLVVARPSPRRDALLDQIARRGLDARAALPEEAVRAADIVVTVTPSREALFDSAWVGPGTHIVSMGSDAPGKCELPRELFPRARLFCDLLSQSVQIGEFQHVLDEIDAGVHAITPIGDVIERRAPGRRFDYEITVFDSSGISLQDLYMANALIRAKASHH from the coding sequence ATGATCTACATCAGCGAGGAGGAATCGGCCGCCCTTGTCACGCATGAGCTTGCTTTCGAGGCGGCGCGGGAGGCTTTCGTGGCAGCAGCGTCGCGGCGGAGCTGGATCTTTCCCGCTGTTCTCGGGCGCACACAGGAGGCAACCAATACCTTCTCAATCAAATCCGGTTCGTCGGATGACCTAACCGGGGTGAAAATTGGCTCCTTCTGGTCGGGCAACCCGGCACGTGGCCTTCCCCGCCACAACTCCACAATCGTGCTGCTCGATCAGCATTCAGGTCGGCTCCGCGCCGTTATCGAGGCTGGGAAGGTCAACGCCTACAGGACGGCCGCAGCCGACGCGGTTGCTGCCGATTTCCTTGCGCGCAAGCAAGCCAAGGTCCTGGCGATATTCGGCGCCGGCAATCAGGCGGGCTTCGAAGTGATGGCGCTGGCACGCATCCGCCCAATCGAAACCGTGCTGGTCGTCGCCCGGCCTTCACCACGGCGCGACGCTCTTCTCGATCAGATCGCGAGAAGGGGCCTGGACGCGCGCGCTGCCTTGCCCGAAGAAGCCGTCCGCGCAGCCGACATCGTGGTCACAGTGACACCCTCACGCGAAGCCCTGTTCGATTCCGCTTGGGTGGGACCCGGAACCCATATCGTCAGCATGGGGTCGGATGCTCCGGGCAAGTGCGAATTGCCGAGAGAACTATTTCCCAGAGCACGTCTCTTTTGTGATCTGCTTTCCCAGTCCGTCCAGATCGGCGAGTTCCAACACGTGCTCGACGAGATCGATGCCGGCGTGCATGCGATAACACCAATCGGCGACGTCATTGAAAGGCGTGCCCCCGGACGCCGCTTCGACTATGAAATCACTGTCTTCGACAGTTCCGGTATCTCTCTCCAGGATCTCTACATGGCCAACGCGCTGATCCGCGCGAAAGCGTCCCACCACTGA
- a CDS encoding ABC transporter permease, whose amino-acid sequence MTALTANAAPSRWTNNRAALRFMRHRLALLGLAMIIFLVLACVLGPHLLPYDSLYIDLRARFAPPLTGHHFLGTDPLGRDLAARLLMAGRISLLVGFFAMVLSTLVGTLVGVIAGYRGGWIGATLMRTVDGFLSFPSIFLLLALAAALKPSPVMITVIIALTSWMEVARIVEAEVRSLREREFVLAGRMLGLSGTHIMFREILPNAMGPIIVASTLTVARAILMEAYISFLGYGIQPPLPSWGNMLNGAQQYLGSAPWLAIIPGAAITIAVTSFNFIGDGLRDALDVRDDHI is encoded by the coding sequence ATGACCGCTCTCACCGCAAATGCAGCTCCAAGCCGATGGACAAACAACCGCGCGGCGCTTCGTTTCATGAGACACCGCCTGGCGCTGCTCGGGTTGGCGATGATCATTTTCCTCGTGCTTGCTTGCGTGCTCGGCCCCCATCTACTGCCTTATGACTCACTGTATATCGATCTGCGGGCCCGCTTTGCCCCACCGCTGACGGGCCACCACTTTCTGGGCACTGATCCGCTTGGCCGCGACCTTGCGGCAAGATTGTTGATGGCGGGACGAATCTCGCTGCTGGTGGGTTTCTTCGCCATGGTGTTGTCGACCCTCGTCGGCACGCTTGTCGGCGTGATCGCCGGCTATCGCGGCGGCTGGATCGGGGCGACGCTGATGCGCACGGTCGATGGCTTCCTGTCGTTCCCTTCGATCTTTCTGCTCCTGGCGCTGGCTGCGGCACTGAAGCCCAGCCCTGTGATGATCACCGTCATCATCGCCCTCACCAGTTGGATGGAGGTTGCCCGTATCGTGGAAGCGGAAGTCCGCTCGTTGCGGGAACGCGAGTTCGTCCTGGCCGGGCGCATGCTGGGATTGAGCGGCACCCACATCATGTTCCGCGAGATACTGCCCAACGCCATGGGACCCATTATCGTTGCTTCCACCCTGACGGTCGCGCGCGCCATTCTGATGGAAGCCTACATCAGCTTCCTGGGCTACGGAATTCAGCCGCCATTGCCCAGCTGGGGCAACATGCTCAACGGCGCCCAGCAATATCTGGGCAGCGCACCTTGGCTGGCCATCATTCCCGGAGCTGCAATCACCATCGCGGTGACCAGTTTCAATTTCATTGGTGACGGACTGCGTGACGCGCTGGACGTCCGGGACGACCATATTTGA
- a CDS encoding GNAT family N-acetyltransferase, with protein sequence MPDSPRLICAIWDAEELLKTNNPAELKAQNSSEICPPDATLRCDFNPGSNDSVALMAIEHGTDIVSNQMELMKLEPRHLPGALKLSQEMGWPYRLEDWEFAAMVGNGLVLERGGHVIGTAMSWSYGPTYASAGMIIVTGSAQGGGNGSRLFDGLLAATQGRHVLLNSTEEGLALYKRRGFTAWGTVLQHQGPLTVAVTQTTPDIRQATVLDLAAIQAFDERATGMPRTAMVAALADAGKVVVIERAGRVAGYAIARKFGRGYVVGPCAAESVEDARLLILAQLSKLRDQFVRIDVYAEDGLGDWLESLGLKRTGSATAMVKGQRPVSDGLAHMYALANQSFI encoded by the coding sequence GTGCCCGATAGTCCTCGCCTGATTTGCGCAATTTGGGATGCCGAGGAACTGCTTAAAACGAACAATCCCGCTGAATTGAAAGCGCAAAACAGCAGCGAAATCTGTCCGCCGGACGCCACTCTAAGGTGCGACTTCAATCCTGGATCGAATGACAGCGTTGCACTTATGGCAATTGAGCATGGCACAGACATCGTCAGCAACCAGATGGAGCTGATGAAATTGGAGCCCCGCCATTTGCCGGGCGCGTTGAAGCTGTCGCAGGAGATGGGCTGGCCCTATCGCCTGGAGGATTGGGAATTTGCCGCAATGGTTGGAAATGGTCTGGTCCTGGAGCGGGGAGGACACGTGATCGGCACGGCCATGTCCTGGAGCTACGGACCGACCTATGCTTCCGCCGGAATGATCATCGTCACCGGCTCCGCGCAAGGCGGCGGCAACGGCTCCCGGCTCTTTGATGGATTGCTTGCGGCTACACAGGGGCGCCACGTGCTGCTCAATTCGACCGAAGAGGGGCTCGCGCTCTATAAACGGCGTGGCTTCACTGCCTGGGGCACTGTACTTCAGCACCAGGGCCCGCTGACTGTTGCCGTGACGCAGACGACCCCTGACATCCGTCAGGCGACGGTCTTAGACCTCGCGGCAATCCAGGCCTTCGACGAACGGGCCACCGGCATGCCCCGGACGGCGATGGTGGCTGCGCTCGCCGATGCGGGCAAGGTCGTCGTTATCGAGCGCGCGGGGCGGGTTGCCGGCTACGCCATCGCCAGGAAGTTCGGGCGCGGCTATGTTGTCGGCCCCTGTGCGGCCGAAAGCGTGGAGGACGCGCGGCTTCTGATCCTGGCCCAGCTTTCGAAGCTTCGCGATCAATTCGTTCGCATCGACGTCTATGCCGAGGATGGATTGGGCGACTGGCTTGAGAGCCTCGGCCTCAAGCGGACCGGCAGTGCCACCGCTATGGTCAAAGGGCAACGACCCGTTTCTGACGGGCTGGCCCACATGTACGCATTGGCAAACCAGTCGTTCATTTAG
- a CDS encoding aldehyde dehydrogenase family protein has protein sequence MIPPLEHLSRNGHLDKFFIDGRWAEPRGTAKGLVVNPSTEEVVARFPLGNSLDVDAAVATARRAFAAWSRTTPEYRAGLLDRLQALVEARSELLAQCLTLEMGAAIGYARTAQVPLAIAHIKVARDVVTAFPFVKQRGQTAVTHEPIGVCALITPWNWPLYQITAKVSPALAAGCTVVLKPSELSPLDALLFAEAIEEAGFPAGVFNLVQGDGPGVGACLASHPDVDMISITGSTRAGIAVAQAAAPTVKRVAQELGGKSPNVILPDADLDRAVSLGIAAAFRNLGQSCSAPTRMIVPRPLLTEIEAIAKRVAAQIVIGDPLCEATTHGAIANRAQFDRIQTMIGVGISEGAKVVIGGPGRAHDLNVGLYVKPTIFSAVRTNMRIAQEEVFGPVLCIIPYDTVDEAVSIANDTVYGLGAHVQGNDMDAVRDVASRIRSGQVHLNYPAWDPHAPFGGFKQSGNGREYGIEGMLEYLEVKSILGYF, from the coding sequence GTGATCCCGCCCCTCGAACATCTGTCGCGCAACGGCCACCTGGACAAGTTCTTCATCGACGGTCGATGGGCCGAGCCACGCGGCACCGCCAAGGGCTTGGTGGTGAACCCCTCCACCGAAGAGGTTGTGGCTCGGTTTCCGCTCGGAAACAGCTTGGACGTGGATGCGGCCGTTGCAACGGCCCGCCGGGCATTCGCCGCCTGGAGCCGGACCACGCCGGAATATCGTGCCGGTCTGCTCGACCGCCTGCAGGCGCTGGTCGAGGCGCGCAGTGAACTGCTTGCGCAATGCCTCACCCTCGAAATGGGCGCGGCGATTGGATATGCGCGCACCGCCCAGGTGCCGCTGGCGATCGCGCATATCAAGGTCGCTCGCGATGTGGTGACAGCCTTTCCCTTCGTCAAGCAGCGGGGCCAAACCGCCGTCACCCACGAACCGATCGGTGTCTGCGCCTTGATCACGCCATGGAATTGGCCCCTTTACCAGATCACCGCCAAGGTTTCGCCCGCGCTCGCGGCAGGCTGCACGGTCGTGTTGAAGCCGAGCGAGCTTTCTCCCCTGGACGCTCTGCTGTTCGCCGAGGCGATCGAGGAAGCCGGCTTCCCTGCCGGCGTTTTCAACCTCGTGCAGGGTGATGGTCCGGGCGTAGGTGCTTGTCTCGCCTCCCATCCCGATGTCGACATGATCTCCATTACCGGGTCCACCCGCGCGGGCATTGCGGTGGCCCAGGCGGCAGCGCCGACGGTCAAGCGTGTCGCGCAGGAGCTCGGCGGCAAGTCGCCCAACGTGATCCTGCCGGACGCCGATCTCGACCGCGCCGTTTCCCTGGGCATAGCCGCCGCCTTCCGCAATCTCGGCCAGTCATGCAGCGCTCCGACACGCATGATCGTGCCACGTCCGCTGCTCACCGAGATTGAGGCAATCGCCAAGAGGGTCGCGGCCCAGATCGTCATTGGCGATCCTCTTTGCGAAGCCACCACTCACGGTGCGATCGCCAATCGTGCCCAATTCGACCGCATCCAAACCATGATCGGCGTCGGCATATCGGAAGGCGCCAAGGTCGTCATCGGCGGACCTGGTCGTGCACACGATCTGAACGTCGGCCTCTATGTGAAGCCGACGATCTTTTCGGCCGTGCGCACTAACATGCGCATTGCACAGGAAGAGGTTTTCGGTCCAGTTCTCTGCATCATCCCCTACGACACAGTTGATGAGGCCGTCAGCATTGCCAATGACACGGTCTATGGTCTGGGAGCCCATGTGCAGGGCAATGATATGGACGCCGTCAGAGACGTCGCATCGCGCATTCGCTCCGGTCAGGTGCATCTCAACTACCCGGCCTGGGATCCGCACGCGCCGTTTGGCGGTTTCAAGCAGTCCGGAAACGGACGCGAATATGGGATCGAGGGCATGCTGGAATATCTGGAGGTCAAATCCATCCTCGGCTATTTCTAG
- a CDS encoding DUF982 domain-containing protein, translated as MSLHWFNPPVSIRTGKPGMTYSCNNVEGAARELMGWNDRGPKWDLAVRACLSCLAGDMTPEDVRQAFIAAAEEGGKLLASG; from the coding sequence ATGAGCCTCCATTGGTTCAATCCCCCGGTCTCTATCAGGACTGGCAAGCCTGGCATGACGTATAGCTGCAACAACGTCGAGGGTGCAGCTCGGGAGCTCATGGGGTGGAACGATCGCGGCCCCAAATGGGACCTTGCGGTACGCGCCTGCCTGTCCTGTTTGGCTGGCGACATGACACCTGAGGATGTCCGCCAGGCGTTCATTGCCGCTGCTGAGGAGGGAGGCAAGCTGCTTGCCAGCGGTTGA